A stretch of Brassica napus cultivar Da-Ae chromosome C6, Da-Ae, whole genome shotgun sequence DNA encodes these proteins:
- the LOC106404518 gene encoding transcription initiation factor TFIID subunit 7 translates to MEEQFILRVPPSVSERIDRLLSDEASTSDDIPLDLCFSEDGRSGTFVIGNEEFPASLLDLPAVVESFKTYDDSALVKTADIGQMIMVRDPGDPAPNSVEYRHGLTPPMKEARKRRFRREPDLNPELVQRVERDLLNILSGGTMGNANEQQEETVANENTSDNNANKKVSSSSSPAEKPEAAPETGTNTNNNNNNATEADPERSESEDSDDSM, encoded by the exons ATGGAGGAACAGTTCATACTTAGGGTTCCACCCTCTGTTTCAGAGCGAATCGATCGGCTCCTGAGCGACGAGGCTTCTACTTCCGACGACATCCCTTTAGATTTGTGCTTTTCAG AGGATGGGAGAAGCGGGACGTTTGTAATTGGAAACGAAGAGTTCCCGGCTTCTCTCCTGGATCTTCCTGCTGTTGTGGAGTCCTTTAAAACTTATGATGATTCTGCACTAGTCAAAACTGCTGATATTGGTCAg ATGATAATGGTTAGGGATCCGGGTGATCCCGCGCCTAATTCAGTTGAATACAGACATGGTTTAACTCCTCCAATGAAGGAGGCTCGCAAGAGAAGATTCCGTCGAGAGCCTGACCTTAAT CCGGAGCTTGTACAGCGCGTTGAGAGAGACTTGCTGAACATCTTGAGTGGCGGAACAATGGGAAAC gCAAATGAGCAACAAGAGGAAACAGTTGCGAACGAGAATACTAGTGATAATAATGCAAACAAGAaagtgtcttcttcttcttcacctgcTGAGAAGCCTGAAGCTGCTCCTGAGACAGGGACTAAtactaacaataataataataatgcaaCCGAAGCTGACCCGGAGAGAAGTGAATCAGAAGATTCTGATGATTCTATGTGA